The Bacteroidales bacterium genome contains the following window.
ATAAGTTTAAAAGATAAAGCTGACGCTCTTATTGCTAATACAGAATTTCTAAATCCTTCAATTAATAAATTTAAAACCTCGTTTACACTTTTTCCTCCACTACCGGGAAATTTATGTGTTTTCGCATAGAGTAGTAGCTTGTTGTAAACAATTCTTTTTTTTGCTTTTAACCGATTTAAAAATTTATTTTTAGTCAATGGCTTTTAAACTTAAATCCAAACTTTTTATATGGTGAGTAAGTGCTCCTGACGAAATATAATCTACACCTGTTTCGGCAAATTCTCTCAAATTATCAATATTGATGCCTCCGCTAGCTTCTGTTTTCAATCGCCCATCTATAAAAGTAACAGCCTCTTTTAGTTTTTGAGGTGTAAAATTATCCAATAGAACTCTATTTGCAATATTTGTGTCTAAAACTTCTTTTAACTCATCCATTGTCCGAACTTCTATTTCTATTTCTAAGTCAAGGCTTTTGTCTTTAAGATATTGGGCAGCCTTTGTTAATGCAGCTTTTATTCCTCCGGCAAAATCCACATGATTGTCTTTTATAAGAATCATGTCATAAAGCCCAATTCTATGATTGCAGCCTCCACCAATTCTTACAGCCATTTTTTCCAACTCTCTAAGCAATGGAGTTGTTTTTCTGGTGTCTAATATTTTTGTATTTGTTCCTTCTAATATTTTCACCATTTTATTTGTTTGAGTAGCAATTCCACTCAATCTTTGCATAAAATTAAGCACTAGTCGCTCGCATGAAAGCAAGTTTATTACTGGACCTTCTACAATAAAAGCAATATCTCCTTTGTTTACCCAATTTCCATCTTGCAAAATCACTTGCATTGATATGTCAGGGTTATAATGGTGGAAAATTTGCCTAGCAAGACTAACTCCCGCTAAAGCGCCCTCCTCTTTTACAAACAAAGCCATTTTTCCTCTTTTATCTGCCGGAATTGTACTTAATGAGGTATGATCTCCATTTCCAATATCCTCTATTAAAGCATAATCAATAATTTGATTTATTGTTAGTCCACTATGCATATTATTGTATTTCAAATTTTAGAATGTGAAGAGTTATTTTATTTTCTATATTTTGCATAACATAATAAACCTTAAAAACAACATCTCCGGAGACATACGAACCCAAAACATAAAAGTTTGACCCAGAAGTTTTTCCTTCAGAATTTATTGTAAATGATGATGGTGGGTATTTTTTGAAAAAATCTTGCATTATTACACCTGCCTGTGTTTTGCTAAAAACGTCTTTTTTCCCTGGCACGCTTAATTGGATTGTTTGTGCAAAATAAGATGCAAGTTTTGAAGCGTCTCCAGCCTTTATAGCATCTGCAATTACATCATTTACACTATAAAAAGACATTGTATCATGCTCTTCGTTTGTTGCAGCATGTCCATAAATAGTTCCTAAGCTTAGTAGTATGATAATAAAAATTTTCATTATTTTGTATTTTGAACTTTTTAAATTCAAATTTTGAGCCAAAGATACAATTTTTAAACAGTTATGAATTATTTTTTATGAAAATTACATTAATTTCAGCAGGAAAAACACGTGTCCCGTTTATATCAGAAGGATTGAAATTCTACGGAACTAAAATAAATAATTATTTTCAGTGGGAAATTATTGAAACGCAAGATTTGAAAGGTATTTCCGACATTAAAAGAATGACCGAAAGCGAAGGCGAAAAAATTATTAAACATATTCAAGAAAAAGACACAGTAATACTTCTAGACGAAAAAGGCAATCTTTACAACAGTATTGAATTTTCGGAAAATCTTGAGAAGATTATTCAAAACAGTTCGGTAAAAAAAATTGTATTTGTAATAGCTGGAGCTTATGGAGCTAGCGAGCAATTAAAGAAACGTGCAAACTATATTTGGTCTCTTTCGCCACTAACTTTTCCTCATCAACTTGTACGACTTATACTAGTAGAGCAAATTTATAGAGCATTAACTATAATGAAAAAAGAGCCGTACCATCATATTTAAAAACTCGTGTTTTCACTGCACTGTGCTTTATGTATTGTTTTTCATAAGTTTTTCAACTGCATCAACAATTAAATCTGCTTCTATTTTTTGCATACAATCAAAATGTTTTTTTGGACAACTATCAAAGCCTAATTTGCTGCAAGGGCGGCACTTTAAATTTTTATTTTCAATAATAACGTAATTTTCTTTTATCTCTTTTGGGAAATATGGATACATGCCAAAAGCGGGCACAGTGTTTCCCCATATTGAAACTGTTGGCTTATGCAAAGCTGCCGCAATGTGCATCATGCCTGTGTCGTTTGAAACAACAACACTTGCATTTTTTATTATTTCAGCAGACCCATACAATGAAAGTTTTGCACAAAGATTAAATACTTTATCTGAATTGCTTTTTTCAATAAAAGAAGCATTTTCCTTATCTTTTTTTCCACCCAATAACACAACAGGTAAGCTTGATTTTTTTACAAACTCAACAATTTTTTCTTTTGGATATCGCTTTGTGAAAAAAGTGCCACCAATAGCAAAAACAATATATTTTTCTGGAATTTTAGCGTCTATTTGAATGTTTTTTGGCATAAAAAAATCCAATCCTAAATCATCATTTTTAACATTTAAGTTTTTTACAGCTTTGAAATAGCGATCAACAATATGAATGTCTGGGAGTAAGTTTTTCTTAAATTTTGTAAAAATCCATTTGTAAAAATTAAGTTTATTGAATGTATAGTATCTTATTCTAAGCCGTGCTAACAAAGAAAAACTTCTAATGTTTTTATGCAAATCTATCATGCAGTCAAAGTTTTCTTTTTTAAGATTGTCTGCAATTTCCATTGGCGATTTTTTTACAGTCCAGAGCTTTGTTATATAAGGATTTTCCGACATGGTTTCAGCATAACATTCCCTTGTTAAGAAATGCAATTCGTCTTCTGGTCGTTGTTTTTTCAAACATCGCACTATTGGGGAAGTTAGCACTATATCACCAATTGAACTTATTCTGTATATCAGAATTTTCATTAAATTATTTTATTTTTCAAATTTTATTTTGAATACATTGCAAATTTAACTATTTTTGTATAAGCATTTACTTATGAAAAAAACGAAATTTATATATTTTTTAATTTTTGTACTTGTTTTAAGTGTTTCTTTTTCTGCTTGTAATACAAAAAAGAAATTTAATCCCAAAAAATGTAAAACTTGTCCACATTTTAATTGATTTTAAGATATTATTTTAAAAACATATTATTTCAATGTGTTTTATAAATTTGCAACATGTTTAACCCATCGGATTATATAACAATTTGGGACTGGTTATTGTCTTTTATATACATGGGCTTTATAATAATTGCAATGTATGTATATACTTTATTTAAAAGAAAAAACGACCCTATATATAAATGGTTAATCCCAGCTTTTATTGTTAAATGCTTTGGAGGTATTGCTGTTTTAATGATTTATGCATATTACTATACCGAAGGCGGAGATACGTATTCATATTTTGACAATACAAAAAAACTTCTTTTACTTACCTTTGAAAATCCACAAGGAACACTTAGGCTTCTTTTGGGAGAAAACACATACGAAACTTTTTCGTTTTTTCCATATTCAATAGGCAAACCTTGGGCAGATCTTTTTTTTGATGATAAAACTTGGGCTGTAAGTCGTTTTACCTATCCTTTTGTTCTTTTAGGATTTGGCAGAATAATGACCTCCACAATATTATTCAACGCCTACGCATTAATTGGTCCATGGAAATTGTTCAGACTGTTATGTGAGCAATATCCAGACTATAGAAAAAAACTAGCTTTTGCAATGTTTTTTATCCCTTCGTGTATATTTTGGGGCTCTGGTCTTTATAAAGATAGCTTTACCCTATCATCTACTCTTTGGATTTTTTATTCTATTTTGCAAATTACTTTAAATAGAAAAAAAATTGGCATTAATTTATTTTTAATAATATTAAATTCATACATAATCATAAGTGTAAAACCTTATATTTTTGTTGTTTTACTACCTGCAGTTCTTATTTTATTCACATATTCATCTGTTAAAAAAATTAAAAACAAAGCCTTAAGAATTCTTGCTCTTCCATCCTTGACAATAATAGTTTTTGCTGGAGGTCTTTTACTTTTTTCATCATTGTCTTCTTCGCTTGGACAATATGGCAACATGACTTCTATGATAAACAAATTAATTATTACAAGAGAAGATTTTATACATAATAAGACATATAGTACAAATTTTTTTGATATTGGAGAGTTTGAGCCTTCTTTTTTAGGTGTCTTAAAAAAAGTACCATTAGCTTTTTTGTATGGATTGCTTGGTCCATTTCCGTGGCAAGTAACAAATCCCGTTATTGCAATAAGTTCTTTAGAAGGATCGTTGTTTTTAATTCTTTTTATTTTGTCTTTAAGGGCTGTTTTATTTCAAAAAAATGTATTCAAAAATCTTTCCGACCCAATCTTTATTAGTTTTCTTTTTTTCTCTGTTATTTTAGTAATTTTTGTAGGATTAAGCACCCCAAATTTTGGTTCATTAGTTCGCTATAGAATACCAGCTCTCCCTTTGTATCTTTTCTGTATGATACATGTAATTTCATTATCAAAAAAAGAAAGCCAAAAAAGAAATATTTATTGAGAAAGTCCCTGTTCTTGCTTTGTTTTATTTTTTATGTTTTTCTTAAATTTTTTTATGAGTTTCAAGGATTGATATTCAACCACATAATAAAATAAATATGAAACTCCTACAGCAATCACAACACCAATCCAATAAATTCTAGAATAAAATACTTCTACTCCTGTAAACTTAACCAGCAATGAATACAGCAATATAAACAATGGAAAATGAATTAAATACATAGAATAAGAAATTTTACCCATAGAAATAAAAAAATTGTTTATCCAAGTGGTTTTTACAGGATAATTTATTACTCTGTAAATAGCTATAACAGTGAAGAAACCTCCTAATAAATATGTATATTTATAAGAAATAAAAAAACTTCCGTAAACAGCTACTAGCAATAAGATTATGGCACTAATATTATAAAACCAAACATTTATTCTTTTTATTTTATTTTGTAATTTATATTCAAAAATTAGCCAATAAGTAAAATAACCTAATGCAAAAAAGAAAGCATAATATGTAATAAAATTTGATAACGGTTCAAAACCTAAATATTTAAAAAATATATTTTTAAAAATAAATCCAGTTATTAATAATACACTAGTTACAAGCAAAAACATTCTTTTTCTTTTTATGAAAAATGGTGCTGTTAAATAAAAGAAAGCCTCTATCAGCAAAGACCAGTAAGAGTCATTATAGCCAATATAACAAGGTTTTGCAACAAAAATTAAATTCCAAGCTACAGTTTCTAAGTTAAAATTTTGATAATTACTAACCAAGCGTTGGCTATACTCCCTGTCCGTAGCGTTATGAAAAAGTTCATTGTTTATTAATGTTGCAGAATAAAACAATATTATTGTTAGAATTATTGAAGCAA
Protein-coding sequences here:
- the nadC gene encoding carboxylating nicotinate-nucleotide diphosphorylase; amino-acid sequence: MHSGLTINQIIDYALIEDIGNGDHTSLSTIPADKRGKMALFVKEEGALAGVSLARQIFHHYNPDISMQVILQDGNWVNKGDIAFIVEGPVINLLSCERLVLNFMQRLSGIATQTNKMVKILEGTNTKILDTRKTTPLLRELEKMAVRIGGGCNHRIGLYDMILIKDNHVDFAGGIKAALTKAAQYLKDKSLDLEIEIEVRTMDELKEVLDTNIANRVLLDNFTPQKLKEAVTFIDGRLKTEASGGINIDNLREFAETGVDYISSGALTHHIKSLDLSLKAID
- a CDS encoding DUF4783 domain-containing protein, which encodes MKIFIIILLSLGTIYGHAATNEEHDTMSFYSVNDVIADAIKAGDASKLASYFAQTIQLSVPGKKDVFSKTQAGVIMQDFFKKYPPSSFTINSEGKTSGSNFYVLGSYVSGDVVFKVYYVMQNIENKITLHILKFEIQ
- a CDS encoding 23S rRNA (pseudouridine(1915)-N(3))-methyltransferase RlmH; the protein is MKITLISAGKTRVPFISEGLKFYGTKINNYFQWEIIETQDLKGISDIKRMTESEGEKIIKHIQEKDTVILLDEKGNLYNSIEFSENLEKIIQNSSVKKIVFVIAGAYGASEQLKKRANYIWSLSPLTFPHQLVRLILVEQIYRALTIMKKEPYHHI
- a CDS encoding glycosyltransferase family 9 protein gives rise to the protein MKILIYRISSIGDIVLTSPIVRCLKKQRPEDELHFLTRECYAETMSENPYITKLWTVKKSPMEIADNLKKENFDCMIDLHKNIRSFSLLARLRIRYYTFNKLNFYKWIFTKFKKNLLPDIHIVDRYFKAVKNLNVKNDDLGLDFFMPKNIQIDAKIPEKYIVFAIGGTFFTKRYPKEKIVEFVKKSSLPVVLLGGKKDKENASFIEKSNSDKVFNLCAKLSLYGSAEIIKNASVVVSNDTGMMHIAAALHKPTVSIWGNTVPAFGMYPYFPKEIKENYVIIENKNLKCRPCSKLGFDSCPKKHFDCMQKIEADLIVDAVEKLMKNNT
- a CDS encoding acyltransferase is translated as MIDKEKFKLLHSIRGFAALMVVIGHAKFHFWSGGIEYIKKFPKEDWNIFDKLLFGLDMFSSNPALMVIVFFVLSGFFIAYSFQNNKWKTKHFYINRAIRIYIPYIASIILTIILFYSATLINNELFHNATDREYSQRLVSNYQNFNLETVAWNLIFVAKPCYIGYNDSYWSLLIEAFFYLTAPFFIKRKRMFLLVTSVLLITGFIFKNIFFKYLGFEPLSNFITYYAFFFALGYFTYWLIFEYKLQNKIKRINVWFYNISAIILLLVAVYGSFFISYKYTYLLGGFFTVIAIYRVINYPVKTTWINNFFISMGKISYSMYLIHFPLFILLYSLLVKFTGVEVFYSRIYWIGVVIAVGVSYLFYYVVEYQSLKLIKKFKKNIKNKTKQEQGLSQ